From the Daucus carota subsp. sativus chromosome 8, DH1 v3.0, whole genome shotgun sequence genome, one window contains:
- the LOC108197651 gene encoding zinc finger protein VAR3, chloroplastic, giving the protein MLKHLLTHVSNPIQTLKTLTKNPHCKTPISHFHTPNKSPQFSNPAIDFILNEVEDLQSSKPAINNTPDHDPPLRESVSKEVEISHHWPEWVEFMENLLKKGYFEEVGCAPFDNGELGAKDVNRIRSACLKFARHRFDLIRNLSRKDIQVIAGSGCPSLDRKVVNSGKRLRALVGIDEGTVCSSCTLRGDCERAYVKAREDEWGRTVDVMRFVLTYGLDSITGLVENKQCLNERVKKSVRRILKNSVELSMVELDDNIPEGPPSKWKSSVKKSSVHQTDSQIDVRSPVHPTVPMKQGDWICSTCNFLNFARNIKCLQCDRLDKERLKKLGKDQDHLPLKKGDWICETCNFFNFAKNTRCYHCKEKPPPRKINPGEWECESCNYINFRKNVVCLKCDHRRAKASNSFPTYTQTNNSNGEIRQSRPYFGQGRQVEGAKANKWIFVDGREDPDASDSWNVNHSLVDFPVVGGKTDLSQNVQQQARWKHEMLKRNKNVVEAKENADEFKASIMERRPKFSETAQDEEMAGWFGCSG; this is encoded by the exons ATGCTGAAACACTTGTTAACCCACGTTTCCAATCCCATTCAAACCCTCAAAACCCTAACTAAAAACCCCCATTGCAAAACCCCAATTTCCCATTTCCACACTCCAAACAAATCCCCCCAATTTTCAAACCCTGCAATAGACTTCATACTGAATGAAGTTGAAGACCTCCAATCATCAAAACCAGCAATTAACAACACCCCAGATCATGATCCACCTCTTCGAGAAAGTGTATCGAAAGAGGTGGAAATATCTCACCACTGGCCTGAATGGGTGGAGTTTATGGAGAATTTGTTGAAGAAAGGCTACTTTGAGGAAGTTGGGTGTGCTCCTTTTGACAATGGGGAGTTGGGTGCTAAGGATGTGAATCGGATACGGAGTGCTTGTCTTAAGTTTGCGCGGCATCGGTTTGATCTTATAAG GAACTTATCAAGGAAAGATATTCAGGTGATTGCAGGATCTGGATGTCCCAGCCTGGACAGGAAAGTTGTCAATTCTGGGAAGCGTCTTAGGGCACTTGTTGGCATAGATGAAGGAACT GTTTGCAGCTCTTGCACATTAAGAGGAGATTGCGAGAGAGCATATGTGAAGGCACGTGAAGATGAATGGGGAAGAACTGTGGACGTCATGAGATTTGTATTAACATATGGGCTTGATTCCATCACTGGTCTGGTCGAAAACAAGCAATGCCTGAATGAAAGGGTTAAGAAATCTGTTCGAAGGATACTGAAAAATTCTGTGGAGCTCAGTATGGTTGAACTTGATGATAATATTCCAGAAGGGCCCCCCTCCAAGTGGAAGTCATCTGTAAAAAAAAGTTCAGTCCACCAGACAGATAGTCAAATTGATGTTAGAAGTCCAGTCCACCCTACTGTTCCAATGAAGCAGGGTGATTGGATATGCTCCAC GTgcaattttctaaattttgcaaGAAACATCAAGTGCTTGCAGTGTGATCGATTAGACAAAGAAAGACTAAAAAAATTAGGGAAGGATCAAGATCATCTTCCACTAAAGAAGGGTGACTGGATATGTGAAAC ATGCAATTTCTTTAACTTTGCGAAGAATACAAGATGTTATCATTGTAAAGAAAAACCTCCTCCGCGGAAAATCAATCCTGGGGAGTGGGAATGTGAATC GTGCAACTATATCAACTTTCGGAAAAATGTGGTATGTTTAAAGTGTGATCACAGACGGGCAAAAGCATCCAACTCTTTTCCTACCTATACTCAGACAAATAACAGTAATGGAGAGATTCGTCAATCTAGGCCTTATTTCGGACAAGGGAGACAAGTTGAAGGCGCCAAGGCTAATAAGTGGATATTTGTCGATGGGAGGGAAGACCCGGATGCTTCAGACTCATGGAATGTGAATCATAGTTTGGTTGATTTTCCAGTGGTGGGAGGTAAGACAGATCTGTCTCAAAATGTGCAGCAGCAAGCAAGGTGGAAGCATGAAATGTTGAAGAGGAACAAGAACGTTGTTGAAGCAAAGGAAAATGCTGACGAGTTTAAGGCTTCCATAATGGAGAGACGTCCAAAGTTTTCTGAAACGGCTCAAGATGAAGAGATGGCTGGGTGGTTTGGGTGTAGTGGATAA
- the LOC108197450 gene encoding 1-aminocyclopropane-1-carboxylate oxidase homolog 3-like, which produces MAFLYLPPLRTNPVAQLTRLSPHNTNHKISTMSIANELTNQANSYDRLAEVKRFDESKLGVKGLVDSGLKTIPRFFHHPPDTLPAPKSDPRTRPDYKIPVIDLSGDRAAVVEEIRRASATLGFFQIVNHGVPLSKIDGLISAIKAFNELPMEIKSQHYHRELGRGASFQTNFDLFQSRAASWRDTLQVRLAPTPPDWNDVPEICRNEVAEWEKEVVKVGDELLGLLSEGLGLEKNKLKELSCLDGRMMVNHYYPYCPQPDLTVGITSHTDPGVVTVLVQNEVGGLQVKVGEDDWVDVEPVPGAIVINIGDILQIMSNDVYKSVEHRVLANPLQEARISIAVFFNPGIRENIYGPIPEIVSSEKPPVYQSFPLTDFMTRFFTKELGGKSLIDYYRL; this is translated from the exons atgGCATTTTTATATCTACCACCTCTTCGAACAAACCCTGTAGCACAGCTCACAAGATTATCTCCTCATAATACCAACCATAAAATCTCCACCATGTCAATAGCTAACGAACTCACTAACCAAGCTAACTCGTACGATCGACTCGCTGAAGTCAAACGATTCGATGAGTCAAAACTCGGAGTCAAAGGCCTCGTTGACTCCGGCCTCAAAACCATCCCTCGCTTCTTTCACCACCCGCCCGACACGTTACCCGCCCCGAAGTCCGACCCGAGGACCCGGCCCGATTACAAGATCCCGGTAATTGATCTCTCCGGTGATCGCGCTGCCGTGGTGGAGGAAATACGGCGAGCCTCCGCGACGCTAGGGTTTTTTCAGATTGTTAATCATGGTGTTCCGTTGTCGAAGATTGATGGCTTGATATCGGCGATTAAGGCGTTCAATGAGCTGCCGATGGAGATAAAATCGCAGCATTATCATCGAGAATTGGGGCGCGGGGCGTCGTTTCAGactaattttgatttgtttcaGTCCAGAGCTGCTAGCTGGCGTGATACTTTGCAG GTGAGGCTAGCACCTACACCACCAGATTGGAACGATGTTCCGGAGATTTGTCGGAATGAGGTTGCAGAATGGGAAAAGGAAGTGGTGAAAGTTGGTGATGAGTTATTGGGATTGTTGAGTGAAGGATTAGGGTTGGAGAAAAATAAACTGAAAGAACTGTCGTGTTTGGATGGGAGAATGATGGTGAATCATTATTATCCTTATTGTCCACAACCAGATTTAACAGTTGGGATTACATCACATACAGATCCTGGAGTGGTGACTGTGTTAGTGCAGAATGAGGTAGGTGGTTTGCAGGTCAAAGTTGGGGAAGATGACTGGGTTGATGTGGAGCCTGTTCCTGGCGCAATTGTGATTAATATTGGTGACATTCTTCAG ATCATGTCCAATGATGTATATAAAAGTGTAGAGCATCGAGTACTGGCCAACCCACTTCAGGAGGCACGAATATCTATTGCAGTTTTCTTCAACCCGGGAATTAGAGAAAACATATATGGACCAATACCAGAGATTGTATCCTCAGAGAAACCACCTGTTTACCAAAGTTTTCCATTGACAGACTTCATGACACGATTCTTTACCAAGGAGTTGGGTGGCAAGAGTTTGATTGATTACTACAGACTCTGA
- the LOC108198521 gene encoding uncharacterized protein LOC108198521 → MLIESPTHGVALHQPSNGPWTKRPLPERTVETEPVLSLPDFDKPFEVHTDASDKAIGGVLVQEGHPVAYESRKLKDAEQSCKTYPFASHQKGVTQFAIKSHYLQQYRIIENHQRLIYGSTQKALIRGKRSLIRSCTRSRASEVVEEVLLPPELSLPELEQLSLSEVVLVPELECPVSMPRGLLDERQRLRHRKLVRGHRDKSSVLLQVPRQPLPSPNDCRPPDPLDLRYIIKKIQHEKDKEDETTRAGYSEPAIGCRISSSE, encoded by the exons ATGCTGATCGAGAGCCCGACCCATGGTGTGGCCTTGCACCAACCATCCAACGGACCCTGGACTAAACGGCCACTGCCTGAAAGGACTGTGGAGACTGAACCGGTCCTCAGCCTTCCTGATTTTGATAAGCCATTCGAAGTCCATACAGATGCCTCAGATAAAGCTATTGGGGGTGTATTGGTACAAGAGGGTCATCCAGTTGCATATGAAAGTAGGAAGTTAAAAGATGCTGAACAGAG CTGCAAAACCTACCCTTTTGCTTCTCATCAGAAAGGGGTAACCCAGTTTGCTATAAAGTCCCATTATTTACAACAATACAGGATTATCGAAAATCATCAGAGACTCATATATGGGTCTACTCAAAAAGCACTCATTCGAGGAAAAAG GTCTTTGATTCGTTCTTGCACCCGCTCCCGGGCATCAGAAGTAGTAGAAGAAGTGTTGTTGCCACCAGAGCTCTCATTGCCAGAGCTAGAGCAGCTATCGTTATCAGAAGTAGTCTTGGTGCCAGAGCTAGAG TGCCCGGTTTCCATGCCACGTGGCCTGCTTGACGAACGTCAGCGACTGAGACATCGTAAATTGGTCCGCGGGCATCGCGATAAGTCCTCTGTCCTACTACAGGTGCCGCGACAACCTTTACCAAGTCCGAACGATTGTCGACCACCAGATCCGCTG GACTTGAGATACATTATCAAGAAAATCCAACATgagaaagataaagaagatGAGACTACTAGGGCTGGTTATTCAGAGCCAGCAATTGGCTGTCGGATTTCGTCCAGCGAATAG
- the LOC108198522 gene encoding protein RALF-like 19: MARFLPSVQVLILVLLLAMTMVISIESPYFPYEVQLGLDGRGEDGDLLMGDMIDPYEELNMESGSLRRRSLAGRSYISHDAPSKNNVPCNRRGHSYYNCQRSGRANP; the protein is encoded by the coding sequence ATGGCTCGATTTTTACCATCCGTCCAAGTCCTCATCCTCGTCCTCCTCCTCGCCATGACAATGGTCATCTCCATAGAGTCACCCTATTTCCCCTACGAAGTCCAGCTAGGACTCGATGGTCGAGGTGAAGATGGAGATCTTCTTATGGGAGACATGATCGATCCATACGAGGAACTTAACATGGAATCAGGATCACTGAGAAGGAGGAGCCTGGCTGGAAGAAGTTACATAAGCCATGATGCACCTAGTAAGAACAATGTGCCATGCAATAGGCGCGGGCATTCATATTATAATTGCCAGAGAAGTGGGAGGGCTAATCCTTAA
- the LOC108198892 gene encoding uncharacterized protein LOC108198892, translating to MENSDSNSSCSDSVSSCSDSVTIYPYCEQQIHRHELILNEDYHAHEGKQCFGCGLVLHSSSAVYRCIDFSSSDVDEAHEGCAQFFIHKSCAHLPDRIKHPSHKHKMDRDNWPREEKGSCSLCGIKVKGISYLCYLCKENYRLCLFCVIPLNKINIDTPYHSHKLTLSTRLATFQCDACREVDTDFSYMCYTCPFYIHLACSNLPNLLETKIHPKHPLRLAYSLPEIHRKFLQHCTICRTQLFHSHWLYYCPNCRFFAHIKCAISAHISSDKEKDDDDDNLVHLPLPDHESLLQQCIKKKIIYWLQDAPVTPPVEINHWSHDQHRMLLMHRSGSIIADDKGLLICNLCTKSISTVDDTDDVFYECSECDFILHRYCALFPKEMQHDLEGKLVGIQPSVHEIWSCSLCKGFRNGAQMQTTYVHCTECGTTIAVKLDIECALLPKQIKHEVHHHILTQYRDCFSHKCLACNKPTREGDALFKCLKDDMAVFTIHVNCVLKPHRLTHRWDPHPLDLIFSPAEVEDHPHEFQCEFCSEEIDTNCWFYHCSVCDLSFHLGECLDLSPYSRVKFGATNIKIQDHHHGLTFVLNKRRQPCQRCHKDTYGKPVLECKPCRFTQHAQPDLCS from the exons ATGGAGAATTCAGACTCTAATAGTTCATGTTCAGACTCTGTTAGTTCATGTTCAGACTCTGTAACAATTTATCCATATTGTGAACAACAGATTCACCGACATGAGCTGATACTGAACGAGGATTATCATGCTCACGAGGGTAAACAATGTTTTGGCTGCGGTTTGGTGCTGCATAGTTCATCTGCTGTTTATCGTTGTATTGACTTTAGCAGTTCTGATGTAGATGAGGCCCATGAGGGTTGTGCTCAGTTCTTTATTCACAAAAGCTGTGCACATTTGCCAGATCGCATTAAGCATCCAAGCCACAAGCATAAAATGGATCGGGATAACTGGCCTCGTGAGGAAAAAGGAAGTTGTAGCCTCTGTGGCATCAAGGTGAAGGGGATAAGTTACTTATGTTATCTTTGTAAAGAGAATTATAGGCTCTGTCTGTTTTGTGTTATtcctttaaataaaattaatatagacaCTCCTTATCATTCTCACAAGCTTACCTTATCGACGAGGTTAGCCACTTTTCAGTGTGATGCCTGCCGTGAGGTGGATACCGACTTCTCTTATATGTGCTACACATGTCCGTTTTATATCCACCTCGCCTGTAGTAATCTACCTAATTTATTGGAAACTAAAATTCACCCCAAGCATCCTCTTAGGTTAGCATATTCTCTTCCAGAAATTCACCGTAAATTCCTACAGCACTGCACAATCTGTAGAACTCAGCTGTTCCATAGTCATTGGCTCTACTACTGTCCCAACTGCAGATTCTTTGCCCACATCAAATGTGCTATATCAGCTCACATTTCCAG TGACAAAGAGAAGGACGACGATGATGATAATTTGGTGCACCTCCCTTTGCCAGATCACGAGTCGTTGTTGCAGCAATGTATTAAGAAGAAGATTATATATTGGTTGCAGGATGCTCCTGTGACGCCTCCTGTTGAAATAAACCATTGGAGCCATGACCAGCATCGAATGTTACTTATGCACAGAAGCGGTTCAATTATAGCGGATGATAAAGGATTGCTTATTTGTAACCTTTGTACCAAATCTATATCCACTGTTGATGACACTGATGATGTATTTTATGAATGCAGTGAGTGTGATTTTATTCTCCACAGATACTGTGCCCTGTTTCCAAAAGAAATGCAGCATGACCTAGAAGGCAAGCTCGTCGGAATTCAGCCCAGTGTCCATGAAATCTGGTCTTGCAGTCTCTGTAAAGGCTTTAGAAATGGCGCGCAAATGCAGACCACATATGTCCATTGCACAGAATGTGGAACAACAATTGCTGTCAAGCTTGACATCGAGTGTGCTCTTCTACCCAAACAAATCAAACATGAAGTTCATCATCACATTCTTACACAATATCGTGATTGTTTCAGTCATAAATGTCTTGCTTGCAACAAACCAACAAGAGAAGGCGACGCCCTATTTAAGTGTCTAAAAGATGACATGGCGGTTTTTACTATACATGTAAATTGTGTTCTTAAGCCACACAGATTGACTCATCGTTGGGATCCTCACCCCCTTGACTTGATATTCTCTCCCGCGGAAGTAGAAGATCATCCTCATGAATTCCAGTGTGAATTTTGCTCTGAAGAGATAGACACCAACTGTTGGTTCTACCATTGCAGTGTCTGTGATCTGTCCTTCCATCTCGGAGAATGCTTAGATCTGTCTCCCTACTCGAGGGTCAAGTTCGGGGCAACAAATATCAAGATTCAGGATCACCATCACGGCCTAACCTTCGTTCTAAATAAAAGGCGTCAACCATGTCAAAGATGCCATAAAGATACATATGGTAAGCCCGTCCTTGAGTGTAAACCTTGCAGATTCACACAACATGCTCAGCCTGATCTATGCTCTTGA
- the LOC108199942 gene encoding plasmodesmata-located protein 7 produces the protein MFSEACSVYFFLVIVSFLVSCSSSNSVDSVIYGGCSQTKYAPASPYGSNVNSLLSSLVNSAAISKFNNFKVSLPGSAPYDVVYGLFQCRGDLNPSGCRDCVSHSVSRLGNLCPGVTGGVLQLDGCLVKYDNVSFVGVEDKAVVFKKCGPSNGYDPELSNHRDAVLGYLTGVGQYFRAGGSGKVQGVAQCVQDLSVTECQDCLGDATESLRTECESAAWGDMFLAKCYVRYSDHAHHLRNNDPNELTDKTLAILIGLITGVILIIILLSGFSRLCDDQKDGK, from the exons ATGTTCTCCGAAGCTTGCTCTGTCTACTTTTTTCTTGTCATTGTTTCATTTCTCGTGAGCTGCTCGAGCTCGAATTCTGTTGACTCCGTCATCTACGGCGGATGTTCTCAGACCAAATACGCTCCCGCGTCGCCTTACGGATCAAACGTGAACTCCCTCCTCTCTTCCCTCGTTAACTCCGCCGCAATCTCAAAATTCAACAATTTTAAGGTCTCTCTTCCCGGCTCAGCACCGTACGACGTCGTCTACGGCCTTTTCCAATGTCGCGGCGACCTGAATCCCTCGGGATGTCGAGACTGCGTCTCGCATTCCGTCAGTCGACTAGGCAACCTCTGCCCGGGAGTCACGGGGGGCGTCTTACAGCTCGACGGCTGTTTAGTCAAGTACGATAACGTTTCTTTCGTAGGAGTTGAGGATAAAGCGGTCGTGTTTAAAAAATGCGGTCCGTCGAACGGGTACGATCCCGAATTGTCGAACCACCGCGACGCGGTGCTCGGGTACCTGACAGGCGTAGGCCAGTATTTTCGAGCCGGCGGGTCCGGGAAAGTACAGGGGGTGGCACAATGTGTACAAGATTTAAGTGTGACGGAATGTCAGGATTGTCTCGGAGACGCGACAGAATCCCTAAGAACCGAGTGCGAGTCGGCCGCTTGGGGCGACATGTTCCTGGCCAAGTGTTACGTCCGCTACTCTGATCATGCTCACCACTTGAGAAATAATG ATCCGAATGAATTAACGGACAAGACGCTGGCCATTCTTATCGGACTCATAACTGGGGTCATACtgattattattcttttatctgGCTTTAGTAGACTCTGCGATGACCAGAAAG ATGGAAAATAG
- the LOC108199943 gene encoding uncharacterized protein LOC108199943 produces MALEWVVLGYAAGAEAVMVLLLTIPGLHGLRKGLVAVTRNLLKPFLSVVPFCLFLLMDIYWKYETRPSCESSESCSPTEYLRHQKSIMKSQRNALLIASALLFYWLLFSVTRLVVKVEELNARVEKLKNQE; encoded by the coding sequence ATGGCGTTAGAATGGGTAGTACTCGGCTACGCCGCCGGAGCAGAGGCCGTTATGGTGCTCCTCCTAACCATTCCCGGTCTCCACGGCCTCCGTAAAGGTCTCGTCGCCGTCACGCGCAATCTCCTCAAGCCGTTCCTCTCCGTCGTGCCGTTCTGTCTGTTCTTGCTCATGGATATCTACTGGAAATACGAGACTCGGCCGAGTTGTGAATCGTCCGAGTCGTGCTCGCCGACCGAGTACTTGCGCCACCAGAAGTCGATTATGAAGAGCCAGCGTAACGCGCTGTTGATCGCGTCGGCGTTGTTGTTTTACTGGCTGTTGTTCTCGGTGACGCGGTTGGTTGTGAAGGTCGAGGAGTTAAATGCGCGTGTTGAGAAGTTGAAGAATCAGGAGTGA
- the LOC108198523 gene encoding F-box protein At3g07870, with amino-acid sequence MARKKRRTQKSIKQHKAEESGKEISKTSLIDTVSESLVANILAGLPIGCICAWRCVSKLFLKLISENWFTKLYAEMSPYITVVINTNFGVHLVELAKGYYRLYKSVISINKAKIIGSYNGLLLYLVRCEYLYNNKNHCSGQCLCLCNPILGQYVSLPIPDNNNYSFHGPRKEVYGLGFNTKTGKYMILRISTPVDPPHPIYKKRSEADVLIVDTNTWKRVGYLPYPSNEESLGGIVKGAFHWLFYNEMKTSTSLYAFNIVDERNYMISLPPDIGNDNVNMSVGVLNNCLCLFDNSNPAHFGIWSMKEYGVRESWALKCILTASIPACICKSTLHPVAALKDDGIIIKSGSGDFYFYDHKDMNFTRFEIDNVELLAEFNYLAIHSSNFCPVDLMSTGCVLDTKVGARCLLHISK; translated from the coding sequence ATGGCTCGCAAGAAAAGACGCACACAGAAATCGATAAAGCAACACAAGGCAGAAGAATCTGGGAAAGAAATCAGCAAGACAAGTTTGATTGACACTGTATCAGAGTCACTTGTTGCGAACATTCTTGCAGGACTCCCAATTGGTTGTATTTGTGCGTGGAGGTGCGTAAGCAAATTATTTCTTAAATTGATTTCTGAAAATTGGTTTACTAAACTTTATGCTGAGATGTCCCCGTATATCACTGTTGTTATTAACACTAATTTTGGGGTTCATTTAGTTGAGCTTGCAAAGGGATATTATCGATTATATAAATCTGTAATCTCGATCAACAAAGCTAAGATTATCGGCTCCTACAATGGCTTGCTTCTTTATTTGGTTCGATgcgaatatttatataataataaaaatcattgtTCTGGACAATGTCTTTGCCTTTGCAACCCAATTTTGGGACAATATGTTAGCCTTCCAATACCCGATAACAACAATTATAGTTTCCATGGGCCAAGGAAAGAAGTTTACGGGTTGGGTTTTAATACCAAAACTGGTAAGTATATGATTTTAAGAATTTCAACACCAGTTGACCCGCCGCACccgatttataaaaaaagatcaGAGGCCGATGTCCTTATTGTTGATACTAATACATGGAAGCGAGTGGGTTATCTTCCATATCCAAGTAATGAAGAATCTCTTGGTGGTATTGTGAAAGGAGCTTTTCATTGGTTGTTTTATAACGAGATGAAAACTTCTACATCTTTGTATGCATTCAACATCGTGGATGAGCGAAACTATATGATCTCATTACCTCCTGATATAGGTAACGACAATGTTAATATGAGTGTTGGGGTGTTGAAcaattgtttgtgtttgtttgatAATTCAAATCCTGCTCATTTCGGTATATGGTCGATGAAAGAATATGGAGTTAGAGAGTCTTGGGCTTTAAAGTGCATTTTGACAGCCTCTATTCCTGCTTGTATATGTAAGTCAACACTTCACCCAGTAGCAGCTCTAAAGGATGATGGAATTATCATAAAGTCAGGAAGCGGTGACTTCTATTTTTATGATCATAAGGATATGAATTTCACCAGGTTTGAAATTGATAATGTGGAACTCCTAGCTGAATTTAACTATCTCGCAATTCACTCATCAAACTTTTGTCCAGTCGATCTTATGTCAACCGGATGTGTGCTGGATACAAAAGTGGGTGCCAGATGTTTACTACACATATCCAAGTGA